A single genomic interval of Spinacia oleracea cultivar Varoflay chromosome 6, BTI_SOV_V1, whole genome shotgun sequence harbors:
- the LOC130463848 gene encoding uncharacterized protein, producing the protein MPPPKNLLHFMPLPGQKLKSVVVAEPPPVDQPLAEEDTIPSPLKPSAALGIEIQDITKVMEAIEADLVPGSDVPIVAEQKEESADVSLEREKSPDKEMVDLTEAHIEVPEAEKEVPSAEEEQTKQGLTRKRRHSTLGSTSTSALDRLIHADPCSDVPLKRIPEEVREAMARYARAPVLGENPMAHVGSLVGPEAARENLLRANPQWRVPGAEERNPAMMAQYYLNEAVFWSSFASECSSVEERQLRRYQEAYARDIPVLDQKAGRLMAEMVEIKQLYLQYSREAREAAEQIGAEVGKLTFQVEEDAEKIASFDRERREMAAKFASELEEKDSLLKEMTSKFEAAIKQSQEAEARLQQFIKHREIVQNQADKVPVLQLKIREKDAAIRKLEQERVDLYTADQCREQYWNGILGARRMFAKHMPHFPWNEKVPLWMRAQDHLVECQADRDEAEAERQAALAEARAQKAASEGDTTAGGSSKDAPLGDAPETPKS; encoded by the exons atgcctcctcccaaaaatctccttcacttcatgcccttgccagggcagaagttgaagagtgtggtggttgcggaaccgcctcccgtggaccaaccgttggctgaggaagataccatcccctctccgctgaagccgtctgctgctttagggatcgagatccaggatataaccaaggtgatggaggcaattgaagccgaccttgttcctggctcggatgtccctattgtggccgagcagaaggaagaatctgctgacgtttctctcgaaagggagaaaagtccagataaggagatggtggatctcaccgaagctcacatagaggttcccgaagctgagaaggaggtcccttctgctgaggaggagcaaaccaagcagggtctgacgaggaagaggcgccactcgaccttgggctctacttcgacctcggccctggatagactgatccacgctgacccttgctcggatgttccgctgaaacggatccccgaggaggtaagggaggcgatggctcgctatgctagagccccggttttgggggagaaccccatggctcacgtgggatctttggtgggtcccgaagctgcacgggagaatcttcttcgggccaacccgcagtggagggttcctggagctgaggagaggaacccagctatgatggcccaatattatctgaatgag gctgttttctggtcctcgttcgcttccgagtgtagctcggttgaggagaggcaactgaggaggtatcaggaggcttatgctcgtgatatccctgtcttggaccagaaggctgggcggctcatggccgagatggtggagatcaagcaactgtaccttcagtacagtcgtgaggctagggaAGCGGCGGAacagatcggggccgaagttgggaagctcactttccaggttgaagaggatgctgaaaagatagcttccttcgacagggagaggagagaaatggctgccaagtttgcgagcgaacttgaagaaaaagacagtcttctcaaggagatgacgtctaaatttgaggcggccattaagcagagccaggaagcggaggcgaggcttcagcagtttATCAAGCACCGGGAGATTGTTCAgaatcaagctgacaaggtgcccgttctccagctgaagatccgagagaaggatgctgccattcggaagttggagcaagagagagttgacctctacactgctgatcagtgtagggagcaatactggaatggcatcctgggtgctcggcggatgttcgcgaagcatatgcctcatttcccttggaatgagaaggttccgctctggatgagggcccaggatcacttggtggagtgccaggctgatcgagacgaagctgaagctgaacgccaagctgctcttgcagaggctcgggcccagaaggcggcttccgaaggtgatactactgctgggggttcttcgaaggatgctcctctgggggatgctcctgagactcccaagagttag